Part of the Streptomyces sp. NBC_01460 genome, GCGGGCGACGCTGGCTCCGCTGCCCGAGTGCTACGCGAAGGCCGCGCTCGAAGAGCTGTGCGACGCCGTGGTGCACCGCGCGGGCTGACCCGCCCGTGGCCCGCCCGACCCCTAAGGGCTCGGCGGACGGCACGCCCCGCGTGTCATCCCGGAGAGGTACGCCCAGTTGCTCCCGGGGGCTGACGCTTGTCCTCGCCCGATTTGGTCAGATGGATAACAACCACTCCTGACCACATCGGGTGAGAATGGCGGCGGGGAGTGGACACGCTCAACGGGATGGCAGCCGCCGACCACGGAGGTAGAGCACACATGGCACCGAACGACAGCGCGGAGACCAACGGCGAGGCCACGGGCACTGTCGTGGGCCGCCGGAAGGCGGCGCGCTACATCGTCCCGTTCGCGGTGGCGGGAGTGGCGGCGGCGACGATCGGGCTCGTCCCGGCGCTGGCGGACTCCGGCGACCCGGATCTGCCGGACATCACCGCCCAGGAACTCATCGAGAAGATCGCCGCGTCGGACGAGGAGCAGCTCTCCGGCACGGTGAAGGTCAGCACCGACCTCGGCATCCCCTCGCTCGGAGGGCTCGCGGGCTCCTTCGCGCCGGGCTCCGGATCCGGCGGGTCGAGCGCGTCCCCCGACGCCAAGTTGATGGAGCTCGCCTCCGGGACGCACACGCTCCGGGTCGCGGCCGACGGTCCCGACAAGCAGCGCCTCTCCATCCTCGGCGAGGGCTCCGAGTACAGCCTCGTCCACCACGGGGACGACGTCTGGGGCTACGACAGCGAGAGCAACGAGGTCTACCACGCGGACTCCGGCGAGCGCGCGGGCGGCAAGGCCGAGGAGCACAAGGCGCCGAAGGGTGTGCCGGCCACGCCCGAGGAGCTCGCCGAGGAGGCGCTCGCCGCCGCCGACGACACCACGTCCGTCACCGTCGACGGCACCGCGCAGGTCGCGGGGCGCGACGCCTACAAGCTCCTGATCAAGCCCAAGCAGTCCGGCTCGACGATCGGCTCCGTCACGGTCGCCGTCGACGCCTCGACCGGCGTACCCCTGAAGTTCACGCTGGCCCCCAGCGGCGGCGGCAAGGCCGTGGTCGACGCGGGCTTCACCCAGGTCGACTTCGCGAAGCCCGCCGCCTCCTCCTTCTCCTTCACCCCGCCCAAGGGCGCGAAGGTGACCGAGGCCGACGAGCTGAAGGCCGGGGCCGAGGAGAAGGGCGCCGCGGAGAAGGCACGGAAGGACCTGGGCGCGCTGGAGGGCTTCCAGGGCCTGAACGTCATCGGCGAGGGCTGGAACGCCGTCGCGGAGATCGAGGTCCCGGGCGGGGCGGGCCTGCCCGCGCAGGGCTCCGGCGACGTACCGGCACAGGCGCAGCAGTTCCTCGACGCCCTCGGCGACAAGGTCACCGGGGACTTCGGCTCGGGCACGGTCTTCAAGACGCGCCTGGTCAACGCCCTGCTGACGGACGACGGCAAGGTCTACGTC contains:
- a CDS encoding LolA family protein is translated as MAPNDSAETNGEATGTVVGRRKAARYIVPFAVAGVAAATIGLVPALADSGDPDLPDITAQELIEKIAASDEEQLSGTVKVSTDLGIPSLGGLAGSFAPGSGSGGSSASPDAKLMELASGTHTLRVAADGPDKQRLSILGEGSEYSLVHHGDDVWGYDSESNEVYHADSGERAGGKAEEHKAPKGVPATPEELAEEALAAADDTTSVTVDGTAQVAGRDAYKLLIKPKQSGSTIGSVTVAVDASTGVPLKFTLAPSGGGKAVVDAGFTQVDFAKPAASSFSFTPPKGAKVTEADELKAGAEEKGAAEKARKDLGALEGFQGLNVIGEGWNAVAEIEVPGGAGLPAQGSGDVPAQAQQFLDALGDKVTGDFGSGTVFKTRLVNALLTDDGKVYVGAVTKDALVKAADTAK